The Paenibacillus sp. FSL H7-0357 nucleotide sequence AATTCCGGTGCAAGCTGGCCATCCTTCTCGCCCCAGTTGTTCGGGGTTCCGAACCAGGAGGAGACGGTTTTGAAAGCTCCGTATACCAGCTCATTCCGGTCCACAATCCCTGTGGTGTCTTTTTTACCGTTGCCATCCGGATCCTGTTCCGTAAAAGCCTTCGCCATGGCGAACAGCTCATCCAGATTCGCAGGTGCCTTCAGCCCCAATTTATCTGCCCAGTCCTTGCGGTAAATGATCCCTTGACGCGCCAACGGCCGTCCGATATACACGGTGTACAGCTTGCCGTCTACTTTGGTGTTATTGAGGATTTCCGGCTTCAGCTTGTTCAGGTTCGGGAATTCCGTCAGATAAGGGCCGATCTCCCAGAACTGTCCATCCTTGATCGCTTCCTTCATCTGCAGGAAGGTCGTCTGATTCTTCAAATAGGTCACCTGCGGCAATGAACCTGTGGCAAACGATGAATTCAGCTTCTCTTCATAGGTATCCGCCGGGAAAAATTGATAGGTCAGCTTCGTATTGGTCAATTTCTCCACTTCCGCTTTGATCGTGTCCGGTGGAGTCTCTGTCGTGTTCAGTGGAAGCATAATCTTAATTTCTGTCGGTTTCTCCGGCTCTGGTGCCGGTTCTGTTGTCGCGGTGTTGGTCCCCCCGCTTGTACCGGGATCTTTTGTCGCCGCTGCTTCCTTATTGTTGTTGTTGTTGCCTGAACACGCTGTCAACATGCTGAACGTTAACAGTGCACTCATGAGCAGGGTGAAGGATTTTTTCTTCATACCATTTTGACCTCCGTTTGACTTGTATTGGTTACAAGCAACACACTACAGCCTCGGCCAGGTTTCGAATACAATCATTTACTCATAATGGGGCGTTTGGGGGTGGGGTGTGAGCAAATGATTATTGGGTTATAAATGGAAAGGAAAACATTGGTTTGGGGGAGTGGGATTAATCGGGATGGGAATTTGGGAGCGGTGGGGTAACTGCGGGGAATGTTTGGACTTCCGGTCGCTGTTATGTTTGGATTTCCTGATTTGAACCGCTGGCCGCGGTAGAAATCCAAACATAAAGGCGATCGCTATCGCTCCTCCAGTTCCAAACTTCCCCTTCGTTACGGTCACCTCTCCGAGGGTTTTCCTTTCCATTTATATGGAAAGGGGGCAGAGTGAAAACCACCGCTGGTTTCTGCGGTGGGGAGAAGTTACTTGCGATGGATGGAACTTAGGATGTGTAGCAGCTGTTAGTGGTACTAGGTTAGGCAGATTGGAACATAGGGAGTACAAGGAACAGTTAGTTGAAATGTCATGGCGCAGGCGGGGAGATTATTGGGAACATGTACAGTTACTAATGAGAGAAATCTGCAGTCTGGCTGGGGCAATCCAGGAGACTGATTACAATCCCCCCGCCCCTCTATCCTACTTGCCCGCCTCTGCCCGGGCCTCTGCCGCGGTGTATTCCTGGATGATCAGGTTGCCGCCGCTTGTTCTCCATTTTTCCACCTGCTCGTTGAATTCCTCAACAGTGATATTGCCGATGATGTAGTTGTAGGTCGCATCTATGATAATCGTCGACAGCTCCACATTTTTCTCATCATAGGTTGGAGAGCTTAAGCGCAGGGTCGGGTCATCCACGAGAAACTGTTCGTTATCCTTGCTGAGCTGGTCGGCCAGGGCGGTCAGCTGCTCTTTTTTCTCCACTTCCATAATGTTCTTGTTGCCGAAGTCGGCGATCATCAGGGAGTAGAGCGGATTCACTTCATTTACACGCAGCTGCGAGGTCTCCTCCGGAAGAATTACCTTCCCGCCTTCCAGCTTATAATGCCGGCCCTCGAACCCGTATTTCATCAGATTGGCGACATCCCTGTCCATCGTCCGGTCAAAAAAACCAAGCACCTGCTTCAGCTCCTGCTCCGTGGCAATGGCTTTTTTGGAAAACAGGTAAAGGCCGTTGTAGTTAGGAATGGACCATACTTTATATCCGTTTGGCCCCTTAATCCGGTTAATCAGTGTAAATTCAGCAGCCGGATTGATCGCCTGAGCCTCACTGGAGAGCCGCTGCACATCCGTCATGCTGCCAATAAAAACACCGGCCGTTCCCCGGATAAACTTATCCCGCTGGACCTCCTTGCTGGTTAAGGCGAAATCCTGATTTATCATTTTCTCATTATATAATTTCCGCATGAAATTCATGGTGTTCATATATTCAGGAGTCACGAACTCAGGGATAAACTGATGATTTTCCAGCTTCCAGTTATTCGGAGTACCGAAATAGGAGCTGAGTGTCTTAAACACGCCGTACACGAGATCGTTGCGGTCGACCAGGCCAATGGTGTCCTGTTTGCCGTTTCCGTCCGGATCATTATAAGTAAACTGCTTCATGACCTCATACAGTTCATCCAGTGTTTGCGGCTTGCTTAACTGAAGATGGTCCAGCCAGTCTTGGCGGATGATGATTCCTTGCCTGGAGGAAGGGCGCTCGGTATACAATCCATAGATTTTGCCGTCTACAGCAGCCTGGTTAAGAATCGCAGGGTCCAGCTGTTTCAAATTCGGGAACTCCTGCAGATAAGGCCCGATCTCCCAAAAGGCTTCTGAGCGGATCGCACTTTTCAGCAGATTATAATCCGTGAACTTCACAAAGGTGACTTTGCCCAGCGAATTGGTCGTCAATGCTGTATTCATTTTATCTGTGTAGACACCTTCAGGAACCCAGGTAATGTC carries:
- a CDS encoding extracellular solute-binding protein codes for the protein MSRVFAGRTVRRYCCWVLLLSFILLSACSDNESPRTGPGETAPFISILAPLHFPQQPSKDIMAELEKLTGAKLDITWVPEGVYTDKMNTALTTNSLGKVTFVKFTDYNLLKSAIRSEAFWEIGPYLQEFPNLKQLDPAILNQAAVDGKIYGLYTERPSSRQGIIIRQDWLDHLQLSKPQTLDELYEVMKQFTYNDPDGNGKQDTIGLVDRNDLVYGVFKTLSSYFGTPNNWKLENHQFIPEFVTPEYMNTMNFMRKLYNEKMINQDFALTSKEVQRDKFIRGTAGVFIGSMTDVQRLSSEAQAINPAAEFTLINRIKGPNGYKVWSIPNYNGLYLFSKKAIATEQELKQVLGFFDRTMDRDVANLMKYGFEGRHYKLEGGKVILPEETSQLRVNEVNPLYSLMIADFGNKNIMEVEKKEQLTALADQLSKDNEQFLVDDPTLRLSSPTYDEKNVELSTIIIDATYNYIIGNITVEEFNEQVEKWRTSGGNLIIQEYTAAEARAEAGK